The segment aaaaacaatttcatcttatttttcgtcattttctgtttccaaaaacatataaatatgttatatttggattacaaacaagctctgaaacttaaaaatatgaaaactatgattaaaattaattgtccgaaatcgatttagaaacaatttcattttattccttgtcggtcccttattccaaaaacatagatatgatatgtttggattaaaaacaaactcagtacgctaaaaaaaatagagatacaaaaaagcgtgttatcctactcagcgcgaccattaccgcactattctggcttgtcgatttcactgcctttgccacgagcggtggactgacgaaactacgagtatgcggtcttggttaaaaaatgcagtgcgttcagtttcattctgtgagttcgacagcttgactaaatgttgttatttcgccttacgcgactttatTTTTTAATCTTTAAAAATCTGACAAACTCTAAACCCTGGTATTTTAGTTGAATGCTTAGGCCAGTTTTGTGGATGACAGCAGTCCTTTCTATCCACTTCAGAGTGTGTTGGCGGGAGCAGACGCTGAAGGCTACTACGTGGGAGCGGAGGCCATGAAGAAGCGAGGTATCCTCGCCCTCAAGTACCCCATTGAGAAAGGCGTCATCACCAACTGGGACGACATGGAGAAGATCTGGAAACACATCTTCTACCAAGAGCTGTGTGTGACCCCCGAGGAGCACCCCGTCCTGCTGACGGAGCCTCCCCTCACCCCCAAAGCAGACCGCGAGAAGATGACCCAGATCATGTTTGAGACCTTCAACGTCCCTGCCTTCTACCTTGCCGTGGAATCTGTGTTGGATCTCTACGCGATTGGTCGCGTCACTGGCATCGTGTTGGAGTGTAATGATAGCCTGACATCCACCGTGCCTGTCTACGAAGGTGTTGCTCTGTCCCACGCCGTCCGAAAGTCTGACCTGGCCGGCCGTGAACTGACAGATGTCTTGATTGAGTGGCTGAAACAGCGTGGCTCCGGCTTCACCTTCGAATCTAGTTCTGAGCGTGACATCGTGCGTGGCATCAAGGAGAAGCTCTGCTACGTTGCCCTGGACTGTGAAGCAGAGACGGATCGCGTTGCGGAGAGGCAGTATCAGTTTTCCGACGGTCAGGTGATCACCATTGTCAACGAGCGGTTTCGTTGTCCTGAGGTCCTGTTTCAGCCCTCCCTTGCAGGAAAGCACGAAGAAGGCATCCACGAGGCTATCCACAACTCCATCGAGAAATGCGACGTCGATCTTCGCGACACATTTTACGCCAACATTGTCGTGTCTGGTGGATCCACCATGTTTGACGGCTTCGCTGACAGGCTCCAAAGAGAAGTGAAAGGCCTTGTCTCTCCAGGCACGAGGGTGGAGGTCATCGCGCCCCCTGATCGCACGTACTCCACGTGGTTCGGAGGATCCAAGATGGCCGCATCGCCCTCCTTCCCAGAGATGTGCATCTCCAGGGAAGAGTACGAAGAGTCCGGCCCTGCTGTCGTCAACAGGAAATACATTTAGCATAAAGAAAGGTTCCCCCGCAAAGGGAGTATGACTGCCTGAATGACGGTGGTTACAGGGGGTGGGGCGTGAGGAGGAGGACGGCCATACACGTACGAGACCCTGCGCTCAACTTGAACGTTTTGGGAATTGCAGCCCGCTGACACAAATGAAGAGGAAATCCGAAACAGATTAGACTGCTAAAATTCCAAATCAAAAAtgaaaaaccaagaaaggttaacgttttggaacgtttaattcaggaccataaaaaaacattcacaagagcCTCGACTTAACGGCCTTTGAAATTGACAAACCAGAGCCTCGACCTAACGGCCTTTGAAATTGACAAACAAGAGCCTCGACCTAACGGCCTTTGAAATTGACAAACCAGAGCCTCGACCTAACGGCCTTTGAAATTGACAAACCAGAGCCTCGACCTAACGGCCTTTGAAATTGACAAACAAGAGCCTCGACCTAACGGCCTTTGAAATTGACAAACAAGAGCCTCGACCTAACGGCCTTTGAAATTGACAAACAAGAGCCTCGACTTAACGGCCTTTGAAATTGACAAACAAGAGCCTCGACCTAACGGCCTTTGAAATTGACAAACAAGAGCCTCGACCTAACGGCCTTTGAAATTGACAAACAAGAGCCTCGACCTAACGGCCTTTGAAATTGACAAACAAGAGCCTCGACCTAACGGCCTTTGAAATTGACAAACAAGAGCCTCGACCTAACGGCCTTTGAAATTGACAAACAAGAGCCTCGACCTAACGGCCTTTGAAATTGACAAACAAGAGCCTCGACCTAACGGCCTTTGAAATTGACAAACAAGAGCCTCGACCTAACGGCCTTTGAAATTGACAAACAAGAGCCTCGACCTAACGGCCTTTGAAATTGACAAACAAGAGCCTCGACCTAACGGCCTTTGAAATTGACAAACCAGAGCCTCGACCTAACGGCCTTTGAAATTGACAAACAAGAGACACGACACACAAAAATAGATAAATTATGCTGTGACGTATCTGTCCCAAACATGGTGGTagcaatgacaaaacaatgatagAAGATCGAAACTTAGTTCTAAAGAGCTGGGCAATACCAAAACAACCTTTTTTCACGTTCCAACTATTAACATCTTTTTCTCATTGTTTTCATGCTTTGTACATTATTGAAAAATTATCTCATGTTAGCCTAAGAAAACGTCTTGTAATTACACTAGTTCCAGCCATATTGTGGAAAAACA is part of the Littorina saxatilis isolate snail1 linkage group LG15, US_GU_Lsax_2.0, whole genome shotgun sequence genome and harbors:
- the LOC138948458 gene encoding actin, cytoplasmic-like, with the translated sequence MSVTRALVIDNGSFKTNAGFAGDEAHRSIPSVVGHPKHPSVLAGADAEGYYVGAEAMKKRGILALKYPIEKGVITNWDDMEKIWKHIFYQELCVTPEEHPVLLTEPPLTPKADREKMTQIMFETFNVPAFYLAVESVLDLYAIGRVTGIVLECNDSLTSTVPVYEGVALSHAVRKSDLAGRELTDVLIEWLKQRGSGFTFESSSERDIVRGIKEKLCYVALDCEAETDRVAERQYQFSDGQVITIVNERFRCPEVLFQPSLAGKHEEGIHEAIHNSIEKCDVDLRDTFYANIVVSGGSTMFDGFADRLQREVKGLVSPGTRVEVIAPPDRTYSTWFGGSKMAASPSFPEMCISREEYEESGPAVVNRKYI